The Ostrinia nubilalis chromosome 17, ilOstNubi1.1, whole genome shotgun sequence genome contains a region encoding:
- the LOC135079733 gene encoding calphotin-like, with translation MKFLLVTAALIAVAVASPMPGLVMPGLAGAAPVVVPESAGPVPAPAVPELVIPGPAGPVPAPEIPGLVIPGPAGPVPAPEMPIDVDPALIDEFQPISIGPALIDGFVPAAPAAPAAPLVQIILNIKSSDAGSVAPGVISTPEIVPSPIMIVDEADNTVEVSPIVIVDEAEAAPVVPAPIVLPTPVLPTPVIVPEPIELPTPVLPTPVEPQPIVIGTPIIPSPVVVLPEELTA, from the coding sequence ATGAAATTCCTGCTAGTAACTGCTGCCCTCATCGCCGTGGCCGTGGCCAGCCCCATGCCCGGTCTGGTGATGCCTGGCCTCGCCGGAGCCGCCCCCGTCGTGGTTCCCGAGTCTGCAGGCCCCGTCCCCGCACCCGCTGTCCCCGAGCTCGTAATCCCCGGCCCCGCTGGCCCCGTCCCCGCCCCCGAAATCCCCGGCCTAGTCATTCCCGGACCCGCCGGCCCCGTGCCTGCCCCTGAAATGCCCATCGACGTCGACCCTGCCCTGATCGACGAGTTCCAACCCATCTCGATCGGACCCGCTCTCATCGACGGGTTCGTGCCCGCTGCCCCCGCCGCGCCCGCTGCCCCCCTCGTCCAGATCATCCTGAACATCAAGTCCTCCGACGCTGGATCCGTCGCCCCCGGAGTCATCTCCACCCCTGAGATCGTGCCTTCCCCCATCATGATTGTGGATGAAGCCGACAACACCGTCGAGGTTTCTCCCATCGTCATCGTCGACGAGGCTGAGGCTGCTCCCGTGGTCCCCGCGCCCATCGTGCTGCCTACCCCCGTGCTGCCGACCCCCGTGATCGTGCCCGAGCCCATCGAGCTGCCCACCCCCGTTCTGCCCACCCCCGTGGAGCCCCAGCCCATCGTGATCGGCACCCCCATCATCCCCAGCCCAGTGGTTGTTCTCCCCGAGGAACTCACCGCTTAA